The Drosophila subobscura isolate 14011-0131.10 chromosome A, UCBerk_Dsub_1.0, whole genome shotgun sequence genome includes the window GCTGATAACGTTATTTGCTAAACACAATTCCGATAAGGCGGccaacagagagcgagaaccaACATCGTGattaatacacaaaaaagtgcTGCTAGGGCTGGGGCGAGAGCTTTTGGTATGTGACTCAAGAGGGaatcgaaaacgaaaaaggAAGCCAAGGCAGCGTGCGCGAAAGGCTAGATGAATCACTCGATTCCTGGGGCACACAAAACGATCAGTTCCATGTCTTAACATATCTTGCTTTTCGCTCTATTTCTTTGCAGCCTGCCGCATTATGGGTATTGGGTATGGAGCCTCGgacgagcagctggagaagcaAATCGGTTGCGTCAAATACACGCTCTTTTGCTTCAACATTGTGGCCTGGATGATTGCCACAGCATTGTTCGCCCTGACCGTCTGGCTGCGTGCCGAGCCGGGCTTCAATGACTGGCTGCGCATCCTGGAGGCGCAGTCCTTCTACATCGGTGTGTATGTGCTGATCGGTGTGAGCATCATCATGATGGCGGTGAGCTTTTTGGGCTGCCTGAGCGCCCTCATGGAGAACACCCTGGCCCTGTTCGTCTTCATTGGCACGCAGCTGTTTGGCTTTGTGGCCCTGGTCGCTGGCTCGGCCGTCACGATGCAGTACAGCACGATCAACTCCAgtctgcagccgctgctgaaTGTGTCGCTACGTCGCTTTGTGTCCACCTCGGAATACACATACTCCAACTATGTGCTGACCATGATCCAGGAGAATATCGGCTGCTGCGGCGCCAGCGGTCCCTGGGACTATTTGGACCTGCACCAGCCGCTGCCCAGCTCCTGTCGCGACACTGTCAGCGGCAATGCCTTCTTCAATGGCTGCGTGGATGAGCTGACTTGGTTCTTCGAGGGCAAGACCGGTTGGATTGTGGCCCTGGCCATGACCCTGGCCATGCTCAATGTCATCTGTGGCACAATGAGCTTCGTTCTCGTCCAGGCCgtcaagaaggaggaggagcaggccagCAACTACCGCCGCTGAGcctagacacacacacatacttaagTTAGCAGTACAGAAGCGACAAGAGACCCTGCGGATAGTTAGTACGACCCACTAGTTAGATCCTAAGTAATTCCTCACCCACATCCAATCCGAACAATAAGCTTACAAATAAAGATTTAAATGCGACTCGGCGAcgcaaccccaaccccagccccacaCTGAACGTTAGTACTCACAGGTTGCTCATGGAGAGGTCCACCTCCAGGTTTAGATGCTCGTGATGGTACTTGATGATGGGCACTCGGGCCTGCAGGATGCGCCGCACATGACAGACGCCGGGCAGAAAGAGGTGCAGCATGTCGCCAAAGCATTCCATGTGCCGCTGCGTCTGCGACCGTCCGTTGCTCAGGTTCTCCTTGGTGTGGTAGATGAGCCGCGAAGGCGGCTCGCCATCCGACTCTTTGCGCAGGCCAGTCTCGCCATCGAAGCGTAGGATAAGGTCCAGATCGCAGCCCATTCTGCCGAAACCGTTTACCGAGGAGCCAAACGGGTGCGCCTGTGCGGCGGGGAACATCCCAGAGATGGCCTGCTGCACCTGCAGAGCGGCCAGGAAGCGCATACGGACGCCGAGATCGTTCAGCTGCGTGTGCTCATGCAGCAGTTGCACCTGTTGCTCAATGCTCGCCGCACCGCGCAGCTGACTAAGCAAAGAGGCCTGGTCCAGCTGCCTGGTGCCGTCCACTGATAGCAGGTCGCTGAGCGGcagctggctgttgttgttgttgttattgttggtgttggcgGCCAGTTTGGGCCCACGCCGCCCGGGTGCCGCCTTGAACCAGAGGAAGGGCGAGCGTACGGGCACACCGCTCAGATCACCATTGGCGGCACCCGAGTCAATGGCAGCCGCTGCTTCATTGACTGTGGAGTACTCCAGCAGAATGTAGTGCAGATCGTCGTCGTGTCGCACGCAGTAGTGATGCGCCCCCACAATGGAACCGAAGCGACTGCAGTAGTTATACAATTCCGAGTAGGACTTCTCGGAGCTGACCTGGACCACGATGCTGCGCTGCGCCTGGACCTGACGACCGCCAATGAACTCGTCATAGTTGGGCTTGCCTAGCGAGCAACAAGAAGAGGATAAGTACGATGGAAGCAAGCTGCTTGCTGGTCGGCCTTACCTCTAGACAGGGAAGCTGATGCGGCTTCTGTGGTGTATTGTTTTACGCAATATTTTCGCCAGAGCTGCACGTTCTGGGCTCGGCGCATCAGATTGTTCATGGCGGGTATGTGTGGCTGACGGGTGGAGATCCTAGCACTGATTCATGCGTCCTGCAATTCCGGCGTTCAACTTTAACAAATAGTCCCCCGAATATTTGGTTGTACTTGGTTTTGGTGGGGTTAGGGTGAACATCCAGCTGTTCGGCGACCTGTGCTAGGGCTGCAGTGTTACCAGTTTCTGATCTCAATGCGAAATGTTTCTGATCAATAATCTGATATCTATTTTCAAAACCCATTAATTGAGCTTGAGTTTACAAACTAGTGTACGTTTTAAAACAGTAGTTTTCAATGCACAGACACTTATCGAAGCCGAGGGCAGAGTGTCCATCCCTGGTGCCCCAAGtgatgaatttattaaatgaaattccacAATAATTcacaataaaaa containing:
- the LOC117902911 gene encoding poly(A) RNA polymerase, mitochondrial isoform X1; the encoded protein is MNNLMRRAQNVQLWRKYCVKQYTTEAASASLSRGKPNYDEFIGGRQVQAQRSIVVQVSSEKSYSELYNYCSRFGSIVGAHHYCVRHDDDLHYILLEYSTVNEAAAAIDSGAANGDLSGVPVRSPFLWFKAAPGRRGPKLAANTNNNNNNNSQLPLSDLLSVDGTRQLDQASLLSQLRGAASIEQQVQLLHEHTQLNDLGVRMRFLAALQVQQAISGMFPAAQAHPFGSSVNGFGRMGCDLDLILRFDGETGLRKESDGEPPSRLIYHTKENLSNGRSQTQRHMECFGDMLHLFLPGVCHVRRILQARVPIIKYHHEHLNLEVDLSMSNLSGFYMSELLYMFGEIDPRVRPLTFSIRRWAQACGLTNPSPGRWISNFSLTCLVMYFLQQLRQPLLPTIGALVKAAEAKDVRVTEDGINCTFGRDLERVGFQSRNTSSLSELLLQFFEFYSQFDFHNRAISLNEGRQLAKPDHSAMYIVNPLEQLLNVSKNVSLEECERLRIEVRNAAWILESEVENSTLPESERQDEAWGLLNLFKHPEKAVIRPNMFFKPRMVEVSDLFEEKQQQQSTTGLASDGGATASPPVAYKNVSVRQQVQSIKAATRTELKQLRESSSAAAAPSPSPSSKNRRSR
- the LOC117902943 gene encoding tetraspanin-2A is translated as MGIGYGASDEQLEKQIGCVKYTLFCFNIVAWMIATALFALTVWLRAEPGFNDWLRILEAQSFYIGVYVLIGVSIIMMAVSFLGCLSALMENTLALFVFIGTQLFGFVALVAGSAVTMQYSTINSSLQPLLNVSLRRFVSTSEYTYSNYVLTMIQENIGCCGASGPWDYLDLHQPLPSSCRDTVSGNAFFNGCVDELTWFFEGKTGWIVALAMTLAMLNVICGTMSFVLVQAVKKEEEQASNYRR